The Coffea arabica cultivar ET-39 chromosome 2c, Coffea Arabica ET-39 HiFi, whole genome shotgun sequence genome includes the window TAAAGCGGACACTTGTCTCTGATCTTATGAAGCGTGTATGACAGCTGGCGCGCCAAGATCCCAAGTGGGTTCCCAAGTGTGCCTGTCAGCACACTGCCCCCTAAATCTGCAGCGGCAGTCCTATTCCCGCCCTCCATCTTCTTCGTGTATACCCTCCCACCTGCACGTTTCCTCCCCTCCAAAATAGTAACCTTAAAACCAAATGACAACAATTGCCTAGCTGCAGCCAACCCTGCTAGACCTGCCCCTATCACAATTACACTCGGCTTACTAGGCTCAGCAGGAATCCTCTCCTTAACAGCCGGTGCAACCCCAAAATTAATGTAACCATGCGAAACCAGGTAATCATAAGACGTATCCAATAGCCTTTTACAGTGATCCGGTATAATGTCCAAAAACATTTCTTTCGACACCCATCTCGATACATCTTCCCGCCATTTCGTGATAATATGATTCCTAACTAAAATATAATTGACCTGCTCAATGCCACCCACTACAGAAACAACCCCAGCATCAATTTCCTCATCAGTCAAGGAATCAGCCGGGAAACCAGCTGTCAACGCAATCAATGCCTCTGCCGTAGCCTCTTTATTAATCACAATGATCTCATCGGATACATCAGAAGTACCAAGGTTTTGGTTTCCCAGTGTTGCTGAACTAGTATGACCATTGCTGCTAAAGTCATAATTTGAATGATTCAACAATGAGGACGTTGGTAAGTTATATACCTGGTTGACAGACGGCGTCGTGTTGCGTGGTCGGCCTCGGCGACGCTTGCGAGGGatagaaagggaaaagaagtGATTGGGAACTGAATTGTTAGGGTCAGAAATTGAGATAGAATCGCTGTTGGAAAAATGGACATTAGGGATTTGTGTGGAAGTAGAAGCAAAGTTCGGGTTAGGGTTTGAAGGGGGTAAACGAATGGTGAATTGAAGGGGATTATTGTCGTTAATGTTAATATATGGGTTGTATTGTTGAGGAGAGTTTTGATTTGAGAAATCCATAGTAttgctttttctttaaaattttgtgAACTTCGGAGATGAAGGCTAGAGTGTAGAATGATGCTCCGGTGATATAACAGGAGGCGGAAGACGGAGGAAGGAGGAGAAAGAAAGCCGTCGGCTAGCAAGAGCACTGTGGAGACGGTAGTGCAATTGGGTTCTTTGTTTTGCAGACGGGTCGGGGGTCGGGCTAGGCCGTCTGTTTACttttatgaaattttaaaaaagacACCGGTTATATCTTTTCTATTTAATCTAACCTACCTTcacttatatttatttttttttcctaattaattttatattttttaaaatataatactTGAAATATCTATATAAACCATCTTTTTATTTATCTTTGTCGGGTActttttttgcaattttggtAGCTCAGAGCAATTGAAGACACCTAATGGAGTTGAGTGGTAATTTTTCATCAAAAGTGCTCCAATTTCAAACAATTTGAGAGATAGATGTCAAAATTGAACCTGTTTTTCCTATGGAAAGTTTCGAGTTTATTGTCTCATAGGTAGTAGTCTAATAGAGGCATAGTGAAGTGATGTACAAATATGCGTATAACAGTTAGAAATCTAAATTAATTTAGATCCAAAAGTTATACTTTAAATTTAGAAACCATACACCATATTCAGACGAAATGGTTGCTTAGATTGCATTAAGCCTCCCTAAATTCCAAATTTAAACTAAAATTGTttcgataaaataagaaatagCATGTGTTGGACGAACCTCTACAAGTGCTACAAAAAGAGATTTAATTTTGCTGTATTATGTAACATCATGTTTAGACTTGTAATTATAATGGACTAGTTTTAGTCTGCTCGGAacccagaaaaagaaaaagagtttttttttttgaatatataAGATATAAATTTCTTAATAACTAGTATCAAATTAAAATGATGGACTAGTTTGTAAATCAAGCATTAGAAATGTGGATATTAAGAAAGGATATacataataatatatttttttccaagGTTTTAGACTACCATCATTGTAATATATTGTATGTTTTTAAAtagtataaaaattaaaaaagttagacagcattttgttattatttttttgttttcatcatttaATCAATTACTACATTGCGTATGAGTAAAAATTACGTCTTTAAGTTTAATCCTATCAACAAGCCTAGTTGCCTTTACTGTAGTTTATACATGACGCAtgcacaaaagagaaaaaatcgAAATTGCCAATCTCATGTATATTGACGTAGTAGTAATTTAATCATAATAGAATTTTATTACCAAATTTGTCATGACTAAATTGACACATCTCAAAAGTTTAGGGGTCATAGTTAATATTCTAAGGCAattatctttttcatttttatttcaagTTTGAACAGGTTAATGACGTCACCCACGTGACTCCGCCGCTTTGTCATGTTATCATTAGAAGAAAAGTCGTAGACCCATATTGAGTTAATATTAcgactcttttttatttttattttttgccccCTGCAACGtccttttctatttattttttgttttttgtttttttatttttaaccagCTTTGAATCCTCTGATCTCATATCATATTTTGAACAaaggtaataataatatatattgtTAATGATTCGAATTTAATTTATCCGATTCGTTTTCTTCATCAGAAAGTTTACAGATCCGAATCATTTCCTCTCTTTCCTGACAGCATTTTCTCCTCCTTCTTTCACACACTCACGCACAAACGCAAGTACATGTCTTCTTCTACGTTAATTAATCCAGTATTTACTTCAATGACGATTTGGATGTAATTAATCTGAATTTTGGCAATTTTGTTTTTCAGCCCGAATTTTCAGTAATTGGAGCTGGTGACTAAGCTGATTGGATTCCGGATGGGGATTTTCGACGGGTTACCGATTTCCCGAGACAAAGCCGTGAGTTTGCATCTTCTTGTCTAAAATTAGACTTTTTTGAATTATCAGTAAAACGTTAGTGTTGAGACCTTTGACTcaatttgtatttctttttattgtttaagATTGCAGCCTTTCATTTTTGCTTATTGTTGTGTTTAATAACCCACATGCGTAAAGTATTTGAAGATTTTAGTTGCGAAGTATTGTAATCGACGAGAGAAAATGGGGTTATTATGTAGTTGGATGATTTGGTTATTCTTGAACATGACCTAAATTGGAGCAAGGATTTTCTGCCGCCGGCATGAATTCCTTTGggtgatgaattttctggtcgAGAGCTCTACTTTGTAAATACTACTCAAAATTCAACATGAAGTTGGGCTTGTAACTAGACCCATTGATTCAGAGCTTGTTGGAAATATCAACATGAGAGAATTAGTATTTCTGGTTGATCCTGCACATTCTTTCTGATTTTGCTTCATTCCAAATGCAGTATTTGAGGGAGGAACTTGCGAGAATAGATGAGAGCTGGGCTGCTGCACGTTTTGATTCTTTACCTCACGTTGTACATATTTTAACATCCAAAGATCGTGATGGTGAAGCACAGCTTTTGAAGGAGCAGAGTGATATCATTGAAGAAGTTGTAGATGAAGTAGTGCATGCTTATCATGGTGGCTTCAACAAAGCTATCCAAAATTATTCTCAGGTTGctaattatttcttctttttcttgtttaccTTTCTTGCCGCCCTTTGATTAAagttttcaacttttctttatGTTAGTTATCTTTGTCATGTATAAATCTTATTCCAAGTTGATTGATGTAATGCCAAGATTCGAGATGATGCTAGTAATCGGCATATTTATGTATCAGTATCGTCGTCAACTTTCTTGCGTAAAAGAAGGATCTGTTATATACTGATACGACATTTAGGTAGACTGTAATTGTAGTATAGTAAAGAGGTTATATAGCATATTCTGATTGTACATGTGCACTGTATATCTTCACTATTCTgttttagagagagagagagagtggttGGAGAAGGTAAGAGATGGAAGGACAACATTAGGGCATATGTCTTCGAAATCAGCTACTTTGCTTAACTATAAAACAACCACATTGAGTATTATCTTTCAGAGCTGGGTGAAGGATCTATAGTCTATGACCTACTGTTATTTTCTTCCTTATAAAGCTAATTGTGTTGCTATAGGATGTCTACTTGTTTTAGTTGGCAGCATACtactgttttaatttttttttacttttgataGATTCAGGAAGAGTGTCTCGCTAATATATATTACTTTCTTGCCATTTTTAACGCTCGAGTTGTTATCCTTAGTGGAGGAGTTTATGTTTTTCCTGGTTGtggtgcattttttttctttttagtattAGTGGTAATTATCTATTAGAACCTCCCTATTTTTGCTTTTGCCGCCGGGAAGTAGAGCATTTAACCCTTCTTAATATTTCAAGTTTGTATTAGCTCAACTATTTTCCTCCAGATTTTGCGGTTATTCAGTGAATCTGCTCAGAGTATTGCTGTACTAAAGGGTGATTTGGGTGACGCAAAGAAGcttcttggcgctcaaaacaaGCAGTTGCATCAGTTATGGTATCGTTCGGTTACATTGCGGCATATTATATCATTGTTGGATCAACTGGAGGGCATAGCTAAGGTATGTCAATTGTTGTTTTCATCCTCATTCATGCATGGTTTGCCTTGCGGTACTCTTCCTTGCTGTCCATAAAAGTGTTGTTCAAATTGGTATTTCTACAAAAAAATAGAGTCAATCAGAAGTTATTATTTGAGCTCAAGATCAAAAGTAATATAAAGAATGCACAAGTATGTGTAAGGAGAATCTTATAGACCATTTTAGTAAGTACAACAAAAAATAGTAGGAAGGTCATCTCTATTAAATGCTGATACATATTCTGGTAAGAATTATGTTTATGTTTTCATGTTCTTTGAACTCTGAAGGATGAAAGCATTGGGCATCACATCAAGCAATAAAGGTTAGAAAGTGACCGCAGAGATAAATTTAAAGTTCCAGTAACAAAAAAGAATCACTGAAGGCAGAatagaataaaaaatttggaaaattatatcttggaaaatttggagATGTCTCTTTTACTTTCCTTCTGGGTGGGATATACAAGTCTTTAGCTTCTCTGTTAGTTTTTCTGACATGTTGGGTTGTACAATCATCTAATTTCTGTCTTCCAATTGAATATCAGAAACTTATTTTGGTTCTTGGCTGCTTGGAGCAAGTTATTGGTGATCTATGATTTTGCTAGTATCCTTGCTAATTCAAACTCGGTGATCTAAAAGCTTGTACTTTCTTGAATTTacctttttaaatattttttactgtgtttatttcatttatttaatttgtagaAATTTACATCTACATTGGAGATTAATCTGCTAAAGTGGCGCATAATTTGTTTTAGCACTTCCTTCCATCATTATACAAGTTGACCAATATACTGAAAGAAACATTTGTGGAAGCCGTGATTCTTTTCAGCATCCTTTCTCTTCATTGTAGATAATTGTTCTAAACACCTAGCATTTGTCGTCTTATGATTTATTTGTCTTGGTTTTCTCTTCCTCATTATGGCTTAGGTTCCAGCTCGTATTGAGAAGCTCATTGCTGATAAGCAGTTCTATGCTGCAGTGCAGTTACATGTTCAATCTACATTAATGCTGGAGAGAGAGGGCCTTCAGACGGTTGGTTTGGTTGATGCATTCTTTAATATTTTGTTACTTTCCTCTGCTGCTTTTGATTTTTAATGTAAATAAGTACGAATCCATGTTCTGATTTTTCTAGCTTATGAAGTATGGTCATAAAATAATTTCACATCTTATGTCTTTAAATATGGGGCAGTTACTTCTGAGAACTGGAGTTTTAAATTATTGACTTACTGTGTTGATAGATTGTTTTCTGGTTATGTTGAATTGTGAAAATATTCACATTTAGGTTAGGGTTTTAGAAGTTCACCTGGATATTGAACTCAGCTGTCAATGTGAAGCCACAAATAAGGTCTGACTCCATGAGTTCTTAGCTGTGTGGTGACTATGGTCAATTTGAAGGATCTTTGGCTTATTTCCCCCTTGTGCTATCTTTTATGCGCTTTAATTATGTGAAATTTTAGTTACAGAATTTGAATGGTTGAGCACACTAATTCATAAGGTTTCATTTAACTAAGAACTTCAGGACATTAAAGATGTCTGATCTGTTTAATGGGATGATATTGTGGGATGCCTTTGATCGCTGTTATTGAATTTTACTCTACAGCACTACATTGTGGTAAAGCCATTTAATTGGttcattatttttttgggtCATTGGAATGAAATTGCTAACCCATCCAACTAATATAAACTAGAGTGGAGTTAAATATTGCGAATCAAAGGCAAGCAGATGTGTGAAATTGGACTCCCGATTCAACATCAGCAAGCATGTGATTTCCAGGCTCCATAGCAAGTGACACCAACATATTTTTACCATAAGAATTAGTATATTAGAATGCTTCATTTGTGAGATGACCCTTGTGTGATCTGAATAGCACAGGCCTGTGAGACAAACATTATAAACGCTCAAGGACATGATGAGAACTTAaatattttgattggaaaatcatcaaattttttcTTAGAAAAAGGGTCGATATTGAATCCTGTGTCAAAATCAATACTAAGAGTAATCAAAATACTAAGATTGGTAATAACAATTATcaaataattgataatattgATAAAAAAGGCCCTTTTATCTTCTGCTTCCGCAAAATCCCAAAATAAACTCGCCAAGTCCAAAAAAAGTACATATGAAATTGAGCACAATTTTGCAAAGAAATAGCCCACTTGTTTCTCAAGAAGAGTTGGGAAACATGCTCAATATCATTTGATTGAGTGGTTGACCCAGCCCCTTGTTGTTTGAAGAAACCCTGACTTTTCTTAGAGTTCAACCTTATGAAAAGCTGTCAAATGGTTGTGGCTGCCATGTTGCATACGCTTTCAGTCCATCCCTCTCTAGACAAGTTAAGTCCATGATAAAATAGAAACTGTTTACATCCACCTGTGGTTGACTTCATCTTAATGTACTCGTACGCTCAAGTATCTCAATATGCAGTCTTAAAGCACTTGATAGGATATTAAATTTAAGGACTTTATTTACTGGTTGAAGTTAATGCAGCTCTCAGTTTGGTCACATAAATCTCTTAGGTTGTTCCATAATGAATTCCAGATTAAGCTAAATATATAGTAGTATGTGCATACAGAATGTGTGCACATTCTCTTACATGACAAGCAGGCAACTTGGTTCCAGGTTTTTTAGGGTTCACTAGATATCTACTGCAGTGCCTTTCTCATTTGGCCTGGTAGACCAATGTCTTAAATGAATAGCTATTTGATGTTTGTAATCATTGCTCTAAATTTTGGTTCCCTTCTCCCTCGTCCTCCttctcttccccccccccccccccaaaaaaaaggatTTGATTTATTTGATGATGCTTGTAGTCGCATCTAAACTGCATGCCCTTTGATGTTCTCAGGTTGGTGCTCTACAAGATGTCAGATCTGAGTTGACGAAATTGCGAGGAATTCTTTTCTATAAAGTATTGGAGGATATGCATGACCATCTTTATAACAAGGGTGGATACAGGTAATGTTTCTTATCCCTATTTGATCATATATGTTTATTAAGTGTCTTCTTGTGGATTTTAAATATTGACTTTCCTGCTTTTGCATTTCTGTGAAGTCCTTATTTATCCATGTAATTTGCAATATGAGGTAAATTTGGAATGTGATGTCAGAATATTTCAGGGTTGTCAGCTTGTGACACATTGCCTTGTTTTCCAAGGGAAAGTCTGCTTAGACTGAGTCTGACACCCACTGCCCTTTTGGTCAGGGAAATGGGAGTGGTTTACAACAGTTAAATGTGTAACTTTTTTGCATGTTTTGCGTCAAGTCAATCAAAGTACACTTCTACATCTGCCTACACAAAGGTTTTATGTTGGGAGGGTTTAAGACATCCTTGGGGAGAAAGTCTGTACACACAGTCCACTAACAGAAGACCTCAGTTTCTTGTTGATTTCTGAAGCAAGCTGTCTCCTTTTTCTTGTTTGCCCCTATCGAATATTCTTTTGCCATTAGTGTTTGttgcttttttgtttcttcaattGAATGCTCCCTTTTTGTTTAATATATTTTGCTTGCTTGAGTttttttgcatcctcttcctcttcataGTGGTCCTTTCATTTTAGTCTGTGTTTGTACGACACTTTATACACCTTGATCTTGTATGATTTTAAGTTGAACAACTAATATTCATGTTCCCTTTTAAAATATCTGTCCTTGAGTAACACCCATTGAGTAACAAGGGTTGCCATTTTTTCTTAGCCAAATCTCTGAATTCAGGTTTTAGCTATTTTTTTACACCACTTGCACAGCAAGCTTTTCATCCAGTTAGGTAAAACTATATCAGATGACTACATAAGGGGGCAAAGATAAAACACACAGCAAGATAGCAGTTCCAacattttattttgtaattctCTGTTTTTGATGGTCTCTTTTGAGCATCAGGCAAGGCATGATTCTTAAAACTTGCTGCTTGGTGAAATTTGATTTCTTCTTGTGCAGTTCTGCTGTGTCAAGTATTGACGAGATGGATGATGCAGTGCCAACTGCCACAGCTGTTGCATATTTTACAAACAACACGCAAACTCTCTCTAGAAGAACCAGGTTGCTTAAAGGCGACAATCAGTTTGGTTCATCTGGACTTGGAGATGGATCATTTCGAGCTAGTTCTATTGACGGGGGGTAATATAGAATACTTATTTAAGATTCACTTGTGtaaattgtatttttctttgtttggttGCTACTTGGcaaattgtatttttctttgtttggttGCTACTTCTGCTTCACTGTGTAGAATCTGGCTCCTGTTCTTTGATTTTCTTAATATTAATTCTGCTGCTGGTTAGAATCAACTTTGATGACTGAATACTTTGTCTCACGACTAAGAAAACTTGTTTAGCATCACCGGTTAGACTGATGACTGTCACCTTGTGTGTGTTACATACCCATTTATTTGTTCTGTTGTTCGTCTTTCTTCTGACTCAGTTTTGGCCTATATATTGGTTTACGTTTTGTGTTTATATCTACTGCTCAAATTCTAGTGTGCAAGAGAGTCAAACAAGAAAGAGATGTTTGCTTGTCTAAAATATCAAAGTCTGTTCAAAGTATAAAAATCTATAACacaatgcatttttttttttttttttacaaaaggtAAGATTAAATTGCAGTGTTGAGGGATGAAACAGAGCAATTTTTGCATGGTGTGCACTATTGCAGTTCCCCCACATTGCATGCATGTTGTGCTCTATTGACTGATAAGTTTTTACAAGTAATGCGTatgtaaatggattttcaatataAAAACTTGGAATGGTTTTAGTTTGTTCTGAAGAAATATTTGCTTTGATGATTCAAATGcctaatttttctttattggatTGAATAATGTGCAAAGTAAATAATGCATAATCTACCTCTTTGCTCTGTAGTTCATCATTTGACGGTCACGATGAGGATGGCACTTTGGATGTACAAGAGGATGGTATGTCAAAGGTCAATGGTGGTGATGATACATTAAAGGATGTCAAGCTTTTTTCTCGTCAGATTCCAATTTGGCTGTCAGATGCCACTCCTGATGAATTTGTTGTATGAATGCTGTACACACTGTACAATCTCATCTGTGCAATTAGTAATCAACTTATCTTGTCAAACAGTTATGagctttttattttgaatctgcATGTAGGAAACAATGCGAAAGAGTGATGCTCCTTTGCATGTTAAGTATTTGCAGACCATGGTTGAGTGCCTCTGCCTGCTTGGCAAAGTTGCTGCTGCTGGTGCCATAATATGGTAAGTTTTCaacattcaaaatcaataagAGTCTCGTCTCATAAGATGATCAGGCATAGTTTTAACAAGTTGATATATGTCTCTTCCAAGGCCTAATCAAATCTCTAACTTCTGCTGCACAATCTCTCTCCCATTCGACTTCTTTCTCTTGGCTCACTGCAAACTCGTAACTTTTGATCCGCTTTTTTCACTTGTATTCTTTCGGCTGCATGTGACATCTTTATCTTCTTAGAAGTATTAATATATAAGCTTCATATCTTGTTCTTAATGGTTTCAAAGAGTAAGGGGAATCAAAGTGCTTTTTGTCATAGTCAAATCAAAATTCCTTGTGCTTGTTACCTCAGCTTCTACAATCGTGTGTTACAGGACACTATGGGATAATTTGTTAAGCCAGTTTGCTTTATGCAGCTACAGGAGATAAGCAGGACTTAAAATCTGCTTCTGTTCTTTTCGATTGAAATTGTTAGACATAAGGCATCAAATTGTCATTTAGTGAGCTAGCGTTAGGTATATATGCATTGAGCTTGTTTTAGGAGTGATGGCTTTTACTTTCTAttgttttctcaaacaaattagAACATGACTTTTGGTCTTTTCCTTGTTGTTTTCAACAGCCAAAGGTTGAGACCTACAATTCATGATATAATTACaaccaagattaaatcacaagcaGAGCGTTCGAACTCTTCAAGGCCTGGCATTGGGCAAGCTGCACAAACTGGGTTAACAGGTCTACACTATTTAAAGGGACAGTTGGAAAGTTATCAGCTATTAAAGCAGAAAAAACATCAAAATGGAATTTCTCTAGCTGGAGCCTTATTAGCTGTGAGCCCAGTGTCTTCTGTAATGTCTCCCAGTGGAACAGCACAGGCTTCTGCAAAAGAACTTCTTGATTCCATTCTGGAAACTGTTGTTAGGATTTTTGGTTAGATATGAGTGCCTCTCTTTTCTTCAATTTAATGCCTGTAATTACTTCTCTACTTTCTGAACAAATCATTATGATTGCAGAGAACCATGTTATTGTTGGAGAGCTTCTTGAGACAAAATCTGCCCAGCAGGTTGACTTGAATACACCCAAGTCCATAGTTGGAGAGTCCAATTGGAACCATGATCCTGAggcatcacatgatactggtgGTTATAGCATTGGCTTCTCGCTGACTGTTTTACAGGTAGGTCTCTTatgattgtgatttttttgttaAGGTTGAATTTCTTACTCTGTTAAATTCTTAAAGTTCTAGCGCCAGAGTACATTTTAATTTGTGAATTAAATGCATCATTATGGTTTTGATGGATTGCGGATTAGAGTGAGTGTCAACAACTCATATGTGAAATATTACGAGCTACTCCTGAAGCTGCATCAGCAGATGCTGCTGTCCAAACGGCTAGACTTGCAAGCAAGGCTCCATCTAAAGATAAGAGGTGAGTAAAGAAAATATTGATTCTCTTCCACTTTATCTTGGAGATTCTGTTCCTCTTTCTTCAAGATATTTATTTTCAGATAGCAACTCTAGGTCTAGGGCCAATTCCTTGCTTGGAATGATAAcatcaaatttcaaaaattggGAACTATAGTGAAGTGCTTCTGCAATCTTTGCAAGAGCAAAGTTTGTATCTCATCTTCATTTGTCTTGACTGAATAGTCTCTGCCATCAAATTGGAGTTAGTTGCAGTTCATCTACTTCTTATCTCTCCTCGCCTATGTAGAGTTTGTTTTTATTCACAATTTGCGTCATGAAAAAATCAATTGGACCATGCGGTCTTGCATGACTTAAGGCCAGTACGTGAGTCATGAAAAGTGTATGATTGTTAAAAGTGCTTAACTCATAATCTAGTGGAGGAATAAAATTCAGGCAGTTTTATTTTAAATCGTTTTTTAGTATATGATCAGGAATGATGCAAATAAGGTATTCAGGAAAATTGGATCAGGTTTCAGACTTTGTTGCAATTGAGATTCAGCTACATGATGTTGAAACCTGCATGCCTATTTGTTTAATGTTCTTTCTGACCCAATAAATGGTAAGCTACGATTTGTTGATGTCTAATTGTTTAAACTGTTTAAGCTTTTCTTTGattgaaatgactgaaatataCTTTCCGTTACTAATTGCAACAATCTTAATTTATGGTTTTACTCTAATTGGGAACAATTTCATGTGATAATTAGCTGCATAAGTAACTCATAGGGGGCGATTTACATGCTGCAGTGATTCACTTTTGGAACGGCCAACCACTGAAGGTGCTGAATATTCCATAAAATTGTCCATGTGTTTGAGCACTGAACATAGTTACCTGATGATTTTTAAAAGCATGATCGACCTAATTGAAATGATTTAGGAATCGTGACATTGTTAGAGTGAACACTAATAGTTTCATTTAATGAAGTTCCAGGGATACAAAACTGGATGGTCcctatttatattttgtacttgATAGAATTATTACAGAAAGTAGTTCTGCTGCAACAGTGGCTTTATGTTTCATATTCTGTAGAATTTGTTTAATT containing:
- the LOC113725775 gene encoding exocyst complex component SEC8-like; this translates as MGIFDGLPISRDKAYLREELARIDESWAAARFDSLPHVVHILTSKDRDGEAQLLKEQSDIIEEVVDEVVHAYHGGFNKAIQNYSQILRLFSESAQSIAVLKGDLGDAKKLLGAQNKQLHQLWYRSVTLRHIISLLDQLEGIAKVPARIEKLIADKQFYAAVQLHVQSTLMLEREGLQTVGALQDVRSELTKLRGILFYKVLEDMHDHLYNKGGYSSAVSSIDEMDDAVPTATAVAYFTNNTQTLSRRTRLLKGDNQFGSSGLGDGSFRASSIDGGSSFDGHDEDGTLDVQEDGMSKVNGGDDTLKDVKLFSRQIPIWLSDATPDEFVETMRKSDAPLHVKYLQTMVECLCLLGKVAAAGAIICQRLRPTIHDIITTKIKSQAERSNSSRPGIGQAAQTGLTGLHYLKGQLESYQLLKQKKHQNGISLAGALLAVSPVSSVMSPSGTAQASAKELLDSILETVVRIFENHVIVGELLETKSAQQVDLNTPKSIVGESNWNHDPEASHDTGGYSIGFSLTVLQSECQQLICEILRATPEAASADAAVQTARLASKAPSKDKRDGSEDGLTFAFRFTEATISIPNQGVDLIRQGWSRRGPNVLQEGYGTAAILPEQGIYLAASVYRPVLQFTDKVASLLPQKYSQLGNDGLLAFVENFVKDHFLPTMFVDYRKGVQQAISSPAAFRPRAHAAACYTPSIEKGRPVLQGLLAIDFLAKEVFGWAQAMPKFAGDLMNYVQTFLERTYERCRTSYMEAVLEKQSYMLIGRHDVENLMRIDPASACLPNLPGQSNLVGNASDAETVEFEMQMSDLLFNLRPIKQENLIRDDNKLILLASLSDSLEYIADSIERLGKTSKKVYNQVEENGRLKTPRHSRTTSTAPKDLASFAEEYRKLAIDCLKVLRVEMLLETIFHMQEMTSRQYLDDQDAEEPDDFIISLTSLITRRDEEMAPFIAESKRKYIFGGICGVAAHAFIKALTDVTSINLFGVQQICRNSIALEQALAAIPSINSEVVQLKLDRVRTYYELLNMPFEAMLAFITEHEHLFTDAEYANLLNVQVPGRDIPFDARDRVSEILSR